TGCCCGCCACGATTTTGCGCGGCCCCTTGCGAGTGCGCGCGTTGGTATGAGTGCGCTGACCGCGCACCGGAAGCCCACGCCGGTGGCGCAGACCGCGATAGCAACCCAAGTCCATCAGGCGCTTGATCGACTGCTGTACCTCGCGCCGCAAATCCCCCTCCACTTTGTAACGCTGATCGATAAGCTGCCGAATGCGTACCTGCTCGTCATCGCTCAGGTCATCGCTGCTTTTATCCAAGTCGACCCGGGCCTCCAGGCACAGCTTGCGCGCCGTGCTGCGCCCGATGCCGTAGATATAGGTCAACGCGATTTCTACGCGCTTGCCCCGCGGTAATTCCACCCCTGCGATGCGTGCCATTAGACC
The DNA window shown above is from Candidatus Binataceae bacterium and carries:
- the rpsM gene encoding 30S ribosomal protein S13 is translated as MARIAGVELPRGKRVEIALTYIYGIGRSTARKLCLEARVDLDKSSDDLSDDEQVRIRQLIDQRYKVEGDLRREVQQSIKRLMDLGCYRGLRHRRGLPVRGQRTHTNARTRKGPRKIVAG